One Panicum virgatum strain AP13 chromosome 9K, P.virgatum_v5, whole genome shotgun sequence genomic region harbors:
- the LOC120649122 gene encoding inner membrane protein PPF-1, chloroplastic-like isoform X2, translating to MLRCRPPRPSQSPTTTTPPPPATPPMAAPSHLHLLGCPKTLALAPPSSRGPSAAAAPRLGFRRLRLRLRPAAALGPADAGELLGRVEAFLYTVADAAVSAAPEAGGGAGAKEAAGDWLSGITNSMETVLKVLKDGLSALHVPYSYGFAIILLTILVKAATFPLTKKQVESALAMRSLQPQVKAIQERYAGDQERIQLETARLYKLSGVDPLAGCLPTLVTIPVWIGLYRALSNVANEGLLTEGFFWIPSLAGPTTIAARQNGQGISWLFPFTDGHPPLGWSDTLAYLVLPVLLVISQYISAQVMQPPQSNDPSQQGAQAVTKFLPLLIGYFALSVPSGLSLYWLTNNILSTAQQVWLQKLGGAKNPVKEYIDKLSREESANVRKNGSAVQDEPLPNLSKPQPSQEPKATGPQRGERFRKLKEEESRRKEVLGQAIESEQPSTESRVLDGAQNLDVSSGNNKDEQEPHENGSVIANNNGGLNHSRNERILNGNSDKEAPDGHSSVSKPASSDSHKLTDQENGNDAV from the exons ATGctgcgctgccgcccgccgcggccttCCCAATCTccgaccaccaccaccccgcctCCTCCTGCTACTCCTCCAATGGCCGCGCCctcccacctccacctcctgggctgccccaaaaccctagccctaGCCCCGCCCTCGTCGCggggcccctccgccgccgccgctccccgcctcggcttccgccgcctccgcctccgcctccgccccgccgccgcgctcggccCCGCAgacgccggcgagctgctcggccGCGTCGAGGCCTTCCTCTACACAGTCGCGGACGCCGCCGTCTCCGCGGCcccggaggcgggcggcggcgccggggccaaGGAGGCGGCCGGGGACTGGCTCTCCGGCATCACCAACTCCATGGAGACCGTGCTCAAG GTTCTCAAAGATGGTCTATCAGCTCTCCATGTTCCTTATTCATATGGTTTTGCAATCATTCTCCTCACTATTCTTGTCAAGGCTGCTACATTTCCTCTTACAAAGAAGCAG GTTGAATCTGCACTTGCAATGAGATCCCTGCAACCTCAAGTGAAGGCCATTCAAGAACGATATGCTGGTGATCAG GAAAGGATACAGCTTGAAACTGCTCGTTTATACAAGTTATCTGGTGTTGACCCACTTGCAG GATGCTTGCCTACCCTCGTGACAATACCAGTTTGGATTGGTCTATACAGAGCCCTCTCAAATGTAGCCAATGAG GGACTTCTGACTGAAGGCTTTTTTTGGATACCTTCTTTGGCTGGTCCTACAACAATTGCTGCTCGACAAAATGGCCAGGGAATATCCTGGCTTTTTCCTTTTACG GATGGCCATCCGCCTCTTGGCTGGTCGGACACTTTGGCATACCTTGTCTTGCCAGTTCTTCTTGTCATTTCACAATACATATCTGCTCAAGTAATGCAGCCACCACAG AGCAATGATCCTAGCCAACAAGGAGCTCAAGCTGTTACAAAGTTCTTGCCGTTGCTAATTGGTTATTTTGCTCTTTCTGTGCCTTCTGGACTAAGTCTATACTG GCTTACTAATAATATTCTCAGCACTGCCCAACAAGTGTGGCTTCAAAAGCTTGGTGGTGCAAAAAACCCTGTCAAAGAATACATTGACAAACTTTCAAGAGAAGAGTCGGCTAATGTTCGGAAGAATGGATCCGCTGTTCAGGATGAACCTCTCCCTAACCTTAGTAAACCCCAGCCTAGTCAAGAGCCGAAAGCAACTGGACCACAACGTGGTGAAAG ATTTAGGAAACTAAAGGAGGAAGAGTCGAGGAGAAAAGAGGTTCTGGGACAAGCAATAGAATCAGAACAGCCAAGCACTGAATCTAGAGTCCTTGATGGAGCACAAAACTTGGATGTCTCTTCTGGAAACAACAAAGATGAACAg GAACCTCACGAAAATGGATCAGTCATAGCTAATAACAATGGTGGACTTAACCATAGTAGAAATGAAAGGATTCTGAATGGAAACTCGGATAAG GAAGCACCTGACGGTCATTCCTCAGTAAGCAAACCTGCCTCATCAGACAGCCACAAATTGACGGACCAAGAGAATGGAAATGATGCGGTGTAG
- the LOC120649122 gene encoding ALBINO3-like protein 1, chloroplastic isoform X3: MLRCRPPRPSQSPTTTTPPPPATPPMAAPSHLHLLGCPKTLALAPPSSRGPSAAAAPRLGFRRLRLRLRPAAALGPADAGELLGRVEAFLYTVADAAVSAAPEAGGGAGAKEAAGDWLSGITNSMETVLKVLKDGLSALHVPYSYGFAIILLTILVKAATFPLTKKQVESALAMRSLQPQVKAIQERYAGDQERIQLETARLYKLSGVDPLAGCLPTLVTIPVWIGLYRALSNVANEGLLTEGFFWIPSLAGPTTIAARQNGQGISWLFPFTDGHPPLGWSDTLAYLVLPVLLVISQYISAQVMQPPQSNDPSQQGAQAVTKFLPLLIGYFALSVPSGLSLYWNSTMRRRCCPGFVLREGVPPASTQVRAWVVDLNWRIYLARFSMVNKHCQCFTVDFYFISLVTFSFLYYLNLLSESVEADQVMSFN, translated from the exons ATGctgcgctgccgcccgccgcggccttCCCAATCTccgaccaccaccaccccgcctCCTCCTGCTACTCCTCCAATGGCCGCGCCctcccacctccacctcctgggctgccccaaaaccctagccctaGCCCCGCCCTCGTCGCggggcccctccgccgccgccgctccccgcctcggcttccgccgcctccgcctccgcctccgccccgccgccgcgctcggccCCGCAgacgccggcgagctgctcggccGCGTCGAGGCCTTCCTCTACACAGTCGCGGACGCCGCCGTCTCCGCGGCcccggaggcgggcggcggcgccggggccaaGGAGGCGGCCGGGGACTGGCTCTCCGGCATCACCAACTCCATGGAGACCGTGCTCAAG GTTCTCAAAGATGGTCTATCAGCTCTCCATGTTCCTTATTCATATGGTTTTGCAATCATTCTCCTCACTATTCTTGTCAAGGCTGCTACATTTCCTCTTACAAAGAAGCAG GTTGAATCTGCACTTGCAATGAGATCCCTGCAACCTCAAGTGAAGGCCATTCAAGAACGATATGCTGGTGATCAG GAAAGGATACAGCTTGAAACTGCTCGTTTATACAAGTTATCTGGTGTTGACCCACTTGCAG GATGCTTGCCTACCCTCGTGACAATACCAGTTTGGATTGGTCTATACAGAGCCCTCTCAAATGTAGCCAATGAG GGACTTCTGACTGAAGGCTTTTTTTGGATACCTTCTTTGGCTGGTCCTACAACAATTGCTGCTCGACAAAATGGCCAGGGAATATCCTGGCTTTTTCCTTTTACG GATGGCCATCCGCCTCTTGGCTGGTCGGACACTTTGGCATACCTTGTCTTGCCAGTTCTTCTTGTCATTTCACAATACATATCTGCTCAAGTAATGCAGCCACCACAG AGCAATGATCCTAGCCAACAAGGAGCTCAAGCTGTTACAAAGTTCTTGCCGTTGCTAATTGGTTATTTTGCTCTTTCTGTGCCTTCTGGACTAAGTCTATACTG gaactCGACCATGCGGAGAAGATGTTGCCCTGGCTTTGTCTTAAGAGAGGGGGTACCACCTGCAAGCACCCAGGTTCGTGCCTGGGTGGTTGACCTCAACTGGAGGATCTACCTTGCTCGGTTCTCAATGGTTAATAAACATTGTCAATGCTTTACTGTTGATTTTTATTTCATAAGCTTAGTAACGTTTTcatttctttattatttaaacTTATTATCTGAAAGTGTTGAGGCAGATCAAGTTATGTCTTTTAACTAA
- the LOC120649122 gene encoding inner membrane protein PPF-1, chloroplastic-like isoform X1, with product MLRCRPPRPSQSPTTTTPPPPATPPMAAPSHLHLLGCPKTLALAPPSSRGPSAAAAPRLGFRRLRLRLRPAAALGPADAGELLGRVEAFLYTVADAAVSAAPEAGGGAGAKEAAGDWLSGITNSMETVLKVLKDGLSALHVPYSYGFAIILLTILVKAATFPLTKKQVESALAMRSLQPQVKAIQERYAGDQERIQLETARLYKLSGVDPLAGCLPTLVTIPVWIGLYRALSNVANEGLLTEGFFWIPSLAGPTTIAARQNGQGISWLFPFTDGHPPLGWSDTLAYLVLPVLLVISQYISAQSNDPSQQGAQAVTKFLPLLIGYFALSVPSGLSLYWLTNNILSTAQQVWLQKLGGAKNPVKEYIDKLSREESANVRKNGSAVQDEPLPNLSKPQPSQEPKATGPQRGERFRKLKEEESRRKEVLGQAIESEQPSTESRVLDGAQNLDVSSGNNKDEQEPHENGSVIANNNGGLNHSRNERILNGNSDKEAPDGHSSVSKPASSDSHKLTDQENGNDAV from the exons ATGctgcgctgccgcccgccgcggccttCCCAATCTccgaccaccaccaccccgcctCCTCCTGCTACTCCTCCAATGGCCGCGCCctcccacctccacctcctgggctgccccaaaaccctagccctaGCCCCGCCCTCGTCGCggggcccctccgccgccgccgctccccgcctcggcttccgccgcctccgcctccgcctccgccccgccgccgcgctcggccCCGCAgacgccggcgagctgctcggccGCGTCGAGGCCTTCCTCTACACAGTCGCGGACGCCGCCGTCTCCGCGGCcccggaggcgggcggcggcgccggggccaaGGAGGCGGCCGGGGACTGGCTCTCCGGCATCACCAACTCCATGGAGACCGTGCTCAAG GTTCTCAAAGATGGTCTATCAGCTCTCCATGTTCCTTATTCATATGGTTTTGCAATCATTCTCCTCACTATTCTTGTCAAGGCTGCTACATTTCCTCTTACAAAGAAGCAG GTTGAATCTGCACTTGCAATGAGATCCCTGCAACCTCAAGTGAAGGCCATTCAAGAACGATATGCTGGTGATCAG GAAAGGATACAGCTTGAAACTGCTCGTTTATACAAGTTATCTGGTGTTGACCCACTTGCAG GATGCTTGCCTACCCTCGTGACAATACCAGTTTGGATTGGTCTATACAGAGCCCTCTCAAATGTAGCCAATGAG GGACTTCTGACTGAAGGCTTTTTTTGGATACCTTCTTTGGCTGGTCCTACAACAATTGCTGCTCGACAAAATGGCCAGGGAATATCCTGGCTTTTTCCTTTTACG GATGGCCATCCGCCTCTTGGCTGGTCGGACACTTTGGCATACCTTGTCTTGCCAGTTCTTCTTGTCATTTCACAATACATATCTGCTCAA AGCAATGATCCTAGCCAACAAGGAGCTCAAGCTGTTACAAAGTTCTTGCCGTTGCTAATTGGTTATTTTGCTCTTTCTGTGCCTTCTGGACTAAGTCTATACTG GCTTACTAATAATATTCTCAGCACTGCCCAACAAGTGTGGCTTCAAAAGCTTGGTGGTGCAAAAAACCCTGTCAAAGAATACATTGACAAACTTTCAAGAGAAGAGTCGGCTAATGTTCGGAAGAATGGATCCGCTGTTCAGGATGAACCTCTCCCTAACCTTAGTAAACCCCAGCCTAGTCAAGAGCCGAAAGCAACTGGACCACAACGTGGTGAAAG ATTTAGGAAACTAAAGGAGGAAGAGTCGAGGAGAAAAGAGGTTCTGGGACAAGCAATAGAATCAGAACAGCCAAGCACTGAATCTAGAGTCCTTGATGGAGCACAAAACTTGGATGTCTCTTCTGGAAACAACAAAGATGAACAg GAACCTCACGAAAATGGATCAGTCATAGCTAATAACAATGGTGGACTTAACCATAGTAGAAATGAAAGGATTCTGAATGGAAACTCGGATAAG GAAGCACCTGACGGTCATTCCTCAGTAAGCAAACCTGCCTCATCAGACAGCCACAAATTGACGGACCAAGAGAATGGAAATGATGCGGTGTAG
- the LOC120649125 gene encoding ESX-1 secretion-associated protein EspE-like, producing MAAHRELLLLLLLLAAAVIAALAAVASADDAKPTILTPVAQTPLGSFDGDTPASDNDSVEDDDDAAPVGAPTGATMTEPKPELPSPPGTEATAGGAAASGAAADLGVLAARVGAVAAVAAGVFAF from the coding sequence ATGGCCGCGCACCGggagctgctcctcctcctcctcctcctcgccgccgcggtcaTCGCGGCGCTGGCCGCCGTCGCGTCCGCCGACGACGCCAAGCCGACCATCCTAACCCCCGTGGCGCAGACCCCGCTGGGCTCCTTCGACGGTGACACGCCGGCCTCCGACAACGACTCCGtggaagacgacgacgacgctgcGCCCGTAGGTGCGCCCACCGGCGCCACCATGACCGAGCCCAAGCCTGAGCTCCCCTCCCCGCCCGGCACCGAAGCTACCGCGGGTGGCGCCGCTGccagcggcgcggccgccgacctcGGGGTGCTGGCGGCCCGCGTGGGCGCCGTCGCGGCCGTCGCCGCAGGAGTCTTCGCCTTCTGA